The region CCTCCAGGATCTGCTCTACCGTGGGGGGCGCCGGGCGAGTGGGCAGCACCACGCGCTTCTTGGCCTTGGAGCCCATCCCTGTAGGCTGGAAAAAAGAGCGTTGACCGCGCAGTTCCTGCCACCCAGCAAACTCCTACACACGCTCCGGAGCCCCGCTCCCGGCGAAGCCGGTACTGCCTGGTTCCTCCCAAGGCGGAACAGCACGCTGTCTGGGGCTTCAGTGTCCGGCTCCACTCAAGACAAGTTTCCAGGAGAAACTCTACCTGGTCGCGGTACTCAGCCTCCACAGCGGCTGACAGGCCACTTCCGCTTCCGGTCGGCCTGCGGTCCCGCCCTGTAGGCACGTGAGGCGCACTTCCTGCCTCCTCGGGTTCCCGCCCGCCGCGAAGTCACCTCCCCCCTTTAAAGGGGCCACGCCCGAGAGAGTTTCGGTACCACTGGGACCAGAATGGGTGGggcatccctgatagctcagttggtaaagaatccagctgcaatgcagaagaccccagttcgattcccgggccgggaagagcccctggagaagggataggctacacactccagtattcttgggcatcccttgggcttcccttgggcttcccttgggcttcccttgtggctcagctggtaaagaatccgcctgcaatgcaggagacctgggttcgatccctgggttgggaagatcccctggagaagggaaagactacccactccagtattctaacctggagaattccttggactgtatagtccattaggtcccaaagagttggacaagaccgaGCAAGTTGAAGTGGGGTAGTGGACCAGAATGAGGAAGGAAGCAACATCAGCCTCCTCGCACAGGACCTAGAAGCACAAAGGGTGGGCGTAGGGTCCAATGCTGGCTTCTCTCACTGCCTAACAAAGCAtcctccaagccagtcttcaacagtacaggttaacagtatgtgaaccgtgaacttccagatgttcaagctggatataataaaggcagaggaaccagagatcaaattgccaacatccactggatcatcgaaaaagcaagtgagttccagaaaaacatcaacttcagctttattgactacgccaaagcctttgtgtggattacgacaaactgtggaacattcttacagagatgggaataccagaccaccttacctacctcctgagaaatctgtatgcaggtcaagaagcaacagttagaatcagtcatggaacaacaggctggtttcaaattgggaaaggagtaggtcaaggctgtatattgtcacactgcttatttatcgtatatacagagtacatcatgtgaaatgccaggctggatgaagcacaagctgggatcaagattgccgggagaaatatcaataacctcagatacacagatgacaccacctttatgggagaaagcaaagaagaacgaaacagtctcttgatgaaagtgaaggagaagagtgaaaaagttggcttaaaactcaacattcagaaaacaaagatcatgatatccggtcccatcaattcatggcaaatagatgggggaaacaatggaaacagtgagagactttatttcggggggctccaaaatcactgcagatggtgactgcagccatgaaattaaaagacacttgctccttggaagaaaagctatgaacaacctagacagcatattaaaaagcatatctagtcaaagctatggtttttccagtagtcatgtatgaatgttaaagttggactataaagaaagttgagcactgaagaattgatgcttttgaactgtggtattggagaagactcccgagagtcccttggacttcaaggagatcaagccaatcaatcctaaaggaaatcagtcctgaatattcattggaagggtagATGCTGAAGGtaaaactccaatacattggcaacctgatgcaaagaactgactcgctggaaaagaccctgatgctgaaaaagattgaaaggaggaggagaaggggatgacagaggatgagatggttggatggcatcaccgactcgatggacatgagtttgagcaagctccggaagttggtgatggacagggaagcctggtgttctgcagtccgtggggttgcagagagtcggacaggactgagcgactgaactgaataaggcATTTGAGGGCAAGTtttctgcaaaatggggacaTGACCTCCAACCCACATGGCTATCATGGGAACACAAAAGGTGGCAGGCACACAGGGAGCACTCAGTAAATGCCAGCTGTGCCAGCCCCACTGAGGTGACCAGGGGCGCAGCATTTGCGTCTGGGGTCTCCTCCAAATCCACATCATGGTCGCCTCTCCAGTCTCTAAAATCCCTCCCCTCAGGGTGGGGTCATAGCGCTGGAGGCTGATCTTGGCCTCTCCCCTCTTAAGTAGGGTGAGAACACCTGCTCAGACCAGGGAGGTTTTTCTGTGTTTAGGCAACTTTATAGAAAGTAagttaaggcttccctggtggcctagcggtaaagaatccaccagcaatgcaggagaccaccagaaatgcaagagactcgggtttgatccttgggtcaggaagatcccctggagaaggaaatggcaacccactccagtattcttgcctgggatatcctatggacagaggagtttggcgggctactgtccttggggtcgcaaagagttggagacgacttaatgactaaaccaccactaccaccacctaccagtggttaggattccttgTTCTCTCTACCGAGGGTTTGGATTCAGTCCaaggtgggggaactaagatcctacatcccATAAGCTGCTCTGgcgcaataaaaaaaaaaaaaaccaatttacATAATTTACAAGTAGTAgtattagccactcagtcatgtcagactctgcggtaccatggactgtagcccaccaggcttctgtgtccatggaattctccaggaaaggatactggagtgggttgccatttcctattcaaggggatcttccggacccagggattgaaccagggtctccctcattgcgaccaaattctttaccatctgagccaccagggaagcctgcaataCCATAAAGTCTACCTGTTTAAAGTGTACAAGTCAGTGTTTTGGGAATATATAGACtcccggggtccagcctcggcaggatccaggggttaccctcaggatgaacggcgtcggcgagagagagagagagagaggggacacatgagaccagccttgatagggccaagtctgcgagggagagagagagaaagagagagagagtgactgCAGAGTCTggcaatcttttatttatttatttattttttgacaggAAATAGCATTTATTGGTGAGCATGATTAAGGAGGGAACAGAGGTGATGCTCATGAGTGCAGGGCCCGCCATTTGTCCAGGGGACCACAATTAGGGATGTATTTGACCCCACAGTCGTCCGGGATGAGTCGCTTTTCTGCCACCATGTTCTCAAATTCATCCGCATTAAACTTGGTAAATCCCCACTTCTTGGAGATGTGGATCTTCTGACGGCCAGGGAACTTGAACTTGGCCCGGCGGAGGGCTTCAATCACATGCTCCTTGTTCTGCAGCTTGGTGCGGATGGACATTATGACCTGGCCAATGTGGACCCTGgccactgtgccctggggctTTCCAAAGGCACTGCACATACCTGTCTGGAGTCTAGATTGAGAAACAGCAGGCCAGTCATGAATGCCCACTAGGAAGAGTTGTCTCCAAGGTCCCTTAGGGCTACCTGTACAGGCAAAAGGTTGCATACACTACCAAGGAGGCTGCTGTTTGCAGCCATTGCACACTGGGCCCCCATGgggaaaaatcttttattttttaccgtggcttttataccctaagttagtacatttctaagggaaagatagtttaatattatgtcagcttgtccttcacgaaaccagggtgttttctgcatacttctttgtttatgagggtcttgtgcattatcttctggccttggggcctattaacatttttatgcaggtcaggtgaatgtaaacctattttctgtttctatggtgaccttaactgaaaggtagcagtctcatagggcaaaagtagagagtagaagtataaccttgttaacacaaaaattaatccttctgcagatgtcagttgcgtttatctgagaagtttaccccacacagactctgcggcttcggtgaggcagcctctgcctagcactcctggctgacaattagcaACTGTCTCAttggtaccacactagggctaagctcttatttttctagatctataactataCTAACAATGGTTTCCATAACACAATCTTAGCACATtgagagcaaaaacacagcaagcaaaaaataccaagggcataaacgcatttgccaaacaaactaaaacaccagcaaagtttaaattaaaacactcctttcatcctggataatctcataaaataccaccacctgggaaacttactgattaaagttctaaattgattcttatttgggaagagataggggaaggccttctgcctgtgtcacagaaattagggagtagtctattgaagcaagcatcagaaagacagatatcatctttaaggtgagcgctgggggcagcttttcgaaatccctgaaaacctgatctgccttgcctgtcaggttttctcctcatgaccttgtcatgggtagggtctcgtgtgttgccTCCTGGCAATAGACAGTGTACCTTTCACATCAGCGGGATCACACATCCTGTGTTCTTTTATGTCCTGCTTCTCTCACTGAGCATCGTGTTCTTAAAGTTCATCTGCAGTTGTCCGGAGTGTCAGTGCCCctctccttttcatggctgagtgatGCTCCTGGGTGTGGAGGGGCCACcctgcatttattcattcacccacgTTAGTGGATATTCAggctgcttccacattttggctgCTGTGAATCATACTGCTGTGAACATCCTGGCGTAGTTGTTTGTGTGAATGTATCTGTAGTTTTCTTGGGCATTtgcctaggagtggaatcacTGGGTCCTTCAGTAACTCCATGTTTGTCTGTGGAACTGTTTCCCAAAGTGGCTGCCCCAAACTGGCATGATTTGGGCATTTACCGTATGTCAGGCCAGAAAACTACTTCTTTGGATTTGGTGAGGCAGGTGCCAGGTTTAATGCTGTTGCACAGGTGTGgtcactgaggctctgagagggagGCCAGATGGCTCTGGACTCACAGTCTGGAGCTAACTCTGGAAGCAGGGGCTGAGTTGGGTGGGACTCTAGGGGTGTGGCTGGGACTTTAGAGGTGAGGGCAGCTGGGTGCTCCTCCTGCTTACAGTGGGTCCAGCTGCAGCCCTTGACCTCATTCCCATTAGGCTGCCCAACCTGAgcctagtggctcagcaggtgcCCAGGGTCCCTGGAGAGGAGTGTCTCTGGGGCTCCTGCAACAAACCAGGACTGCCTCCATAGAGTTCAAATGAAGCCTGTGGTCAAGGCACAACCAGCCTCCACTTCCTTGTGGAAATTGCCTCTCAGCTCTGAAAATCAGAAGGAACGAGGAAAGTGTCCCCACTCCATAGATGTGTGTGAGGACACAGGAAGGGCTCTCAATAGCTCCATCCATGCCCTCCCTACCCCAACCCCGCCCTCCCTGCACTTTGGGATCCTCCTTCAGTTCCAGAGAGGTGGAGAACCCACTTTCcagatggggaaatggaggcCTGAGGGAGTAAGAGCATTGTATCTCCAGTTCATGATTCCCTCAGCCTCCCAAGGacaagagaaaacaagagaaaagtgcAATTATTGGAAGCCGGTAGACAGGCCGTGTGGGTAGATCTGCAATTGTCATTTGTGGATCACACTCCTGTTAGTTCTCAGCCTTAAAGAGAAACTAATGCATAAGGATGGAAaaggtggaacttccctggtggtccagtggttaagagtccgctttgcagtgcaggggacacaggttcaatccctggtccgggaagatcccacatgccatagagcaactaaccccatgtgccacaactactgaagcctgagcacctagagcctgtgctccacagcaagaaaagccaccacaatgagaagcccgtgcactgcgactagagaaagcctgtgagcagcaatgaagacccagtgcagccaaaattaaatttaaaaagaaaaaaggatgggAGAGCAGTAAGAGCAGGCCAGGACACTTCCAGGGCTCTCAAGGCTTTGCCACAGCTATCATTCAGGAGCCCaccagcccccacctcccagggcaTGGGCTCTGGACTCCACTGACCCcgaccccttctccagggacagaCATGGAGTGCATGGGACACCCCCCCCCAAGCAATCACACCGTGGGGAAGAGAGTGGTATCCCAAGGACCCCACAGACTTGCACCTTCTATTCAACCTTTATTTGCAAATTCTGCGCAGAGGAGGAGGTGCCCGAGAGGAGACTCTGGACAGTGTCTTctgctctgtctctccctccctccactcttGGGACAAGGAAGGGATATTGGCCTCCTGCCtggctccccacctccccacccacacCACCCAAACTATGCAATgagacttctctctctctctttgaccTTGACTTGCCAAGTCCGGGGTGCAGGATCCCATGTGGCCACCCCTGGCCTGTGCCTCCGAGGCTGCCAGGGCCTTCCCGGGGCAGGTTCCTATGGGGTGCCAGTCTGGACAGTAGGATGGGGGTGCCCACCAGGGCTCGAGCAGAGGTGCTTGCTGGCTGTCCTTGTCAGCCGATTCTGGGTTCCAGCCTGCTACGGGGTCTGGAGTGGTGACTGGAGTGGTCCCCTGTCGTAGGGGGTCCCATCCATGGCAGCAGGCAGCCCATGAGCAGAACATGGCAGAGGAGGGGGCTCCCAAATGCTGTGGCCAGCAGGGACAGCACCACAGCCTGGGCTGGGCCATGGTGGCAGGGGCGGGTAGTTGCCATGGAGTGGGAATGGCCCTCAGGGGGGTAGGGTCCCGAGCAAGAGCCCTGCTGCTCGTCCAGCATGGACTGCGGAGGACAGGCAGTGCAGTCCAGCGGGGAGCTGCCTCGGCAGGTGTAACAGGACGAGTGGCAGCTGGAGCAGACCTGCATGGCAGGCGCAGCTGAGCGCCCGGGTCCAGCGGTCACTGCCTGCTGGGTGTGGTTGAAGTATCTTGGCGGGCAGTAGGCGAGGCAAAGGTGGCCCAGGATGTAGGCGGGGCTGTGGCACTCTGCATGAGGGACAGACATGTCCATGGGGCTGTGAGGCTGAGATCTGCCACCCCAGCCTGCCCGCCCCTTCACCCCAGGCTGCACACGCACACTGCCCCTGCTGCCACCTCCCGGCAAATGGGCCATGCCGCGCCGGGCACTCACCCTGGCACAGCCCCTCTGTGTCCCTCTGCACGCACGCGTTGCTGGTCACCTGGGGGCCAGAGGGCCGCGCCATCATGTCCTCAGCCGTCCCATAGAGCAGCAGCGTGTAGCGGTACAGCGTCCCTGGGCAGGGGTTGTGGTGGGcacagggaggagggggagaggctgTCGGCAGCCTGGTCCTGCCATTACGGGCCCCCCGCCCTGCCACCCACACCCCATCCTGGAACCCTGGACACAGACGGTGCAGAGTTGCCCAGTACCCTCTGCAGGCTCAGAACCAGACCCCTGGTGTGTGCTGGTAAGTGAGCACCTACTGCGTGCCAGTCCTGCCTGCTCAGTCTCTCCCAGGAGACCAGTGGGAGGCCTGTGAGGTAGGGGGGCAGCTAAAGAGGCCACGGGCTCCAGTCTGCAAGGTGGGTAGGGGTGGAGCCCCAGCCAGCACCCGGCTGGACCTCACCTGTGTTGAAATAGTAGCCCTTGTTCTCCAGGCCCAGGATCCACAAGCCCCGAGGGTCTTCATCCCAGAAGTGGGTGGACATGAAGATCCAGTTGTTGTAGCCTTGACTGCTGACGTCAAAGGGTCTGGGACAGACAGGTGAGGGGGGGTTCATAACCAGAGTCCTGACTGGCACGACCAATGTGGACAGGGCTGGGGTCCAGTTTGCCTGACCCCGGGGTGCTCAGGCTCCTCCACATGGGGGCACCCAGAAAGGAGGGAGAGTTTGCACCTAGGGCCAGCCTCTGCCCCTGCACCTGATGGCCACGAGGGTGGAGCGGGTGCCCATGGGGCTGGTGAGGGAGATCTCCAGGTCCCCACGGCGGCTGTAGGACAGGGACAGCTGCACCTGCACGTGCTCCAGCGAACGGATGGAGTTGGCGTCGCCTGCGCAGGCTGACACATTCTTCCTCACGCGCATGACTGGCAGgatggggctgggggccagggcctCTCCTGCTGGCCTGCTGGTGGGGGGCCAAGCAGAGTTTGGGCTCAGATCCTGAAGCCTACCCTCTCCTTGTTCAGACGGGCACGCCTCCCTGTGTCCACTCCCCAGGTAGCAATGGGAGGTGTAGGGAGAAGGCAGGTACAGAAAGCAGGTGGAGGAGGGTTGGGGGAGGTggcaggtggggggagggagggatgggcgAGATGGCAGGAGGGAGAACAGCCGTGGGGAGGTAGGCACAAAGGCTGAGTTGGATGCAGGCGTCCTGCGGGCAGAGGGGCGCGCTCACGTGCGGGTATGCACGATATGAATGACACATTTCTTCTGGGGCTGTGTAGGCAGCCAAGAGCGAGCCATGCCCACCAGCAGCGCAGCGTCCAGCAGCCCATAGCCATAGTGGTGGCTCACTGCAGGGGGATGGGCCGGCAGTCATGGCCCTGTGCGTGggttgccccccccccccacccccgtctggCTCTGCCGCACCTCGGCGCCCAGCACCGTTGGTCCTCCAGTCCTCTGCCTGCAGCTGCGCGGGCCTGGACGCCCGGACCACCAAATGCTGCATGTCCCTCCACGTCAAGAGTGGGCTGCGAGTGGGTGAGGGTGGGTGAGCCAGGGCCACGCTGTGGGGCGCGGGCAGCTGGCGGGACCCCACCGTCACCTACTTGGCCTCCAGAGCCAGAGCGATCATGCCTGCTGCCAGTGGGGCAGAGGCCGAGGTCCCCGTGTGCTTGTCCGTGCACTGGTGGTGCAGGTCTGTGGTGACCTGGGGGACACAGACAAGGGCTTGAGACCAGTGCCCGTTGAAACCCCACCCTGCTTCAAAAGTCCCAAGGGCTTCAATAAAGAGGCGGCGCAGAGCACCACAGCAGGCCTGGGGCACTGAGAGGGCCGCCTGGGAGACAGGCGGCTGGGTGGggcaggcagaggcaggaggccTTGGGAGTCTGGCCATGGGAGGGCGCAGGGGGCGGGGGAGCTCACGATCTGAGGGTCCGTGGCGACGCCGCTGCTGTAGGTGGTGGTGAGTGTGGAGGCGCAGGCCTCGCTGTACCAGGGCACATGGCCCCGCTGGGTGGTGCTGCCCACCGAGAGCGTGTGGATGCTGTTGGTGTATCCATCGCAGTTACAGTTGTCGTAGTGCAGGCCTCCATTGCCTGATGCCCAGATGAAGAGGGTGCCCAGCCCGCCTCGGCCCTGCAGGAAGGGACCAGCACAGAGGCGGGAGTTGGGGTGGGGCGGGAGCCTTGTGTGTAGGCCCCGGGCCCACCATGCCTTGTACCCACTCACCTTGGTCACACCACGCCTGAAGGCTTCTCGGGTGAGGATGCCTGGGCCGTCCACTGTGCGGCCGTCGTCCTCGGGGCCCCAGCTGGCGCTGTAGATGTGGATGTGCTGTGGCTGCAGGCTCAGTGACTGGGCCTCAATCACGTCGGTGATGGTGCCATCCAGCATGCGCACACCTGCATGGGCGGCAGCTGCAGCCTCGCTGGACACCCTGCCTGTGCCCCATGTTCTCCCCGCCTGGGGGTGAAGGCGTCGACGACGGGGGGTGCTCAGTTCTCCTCCACCCTGGGCCTGGCACCCTGGCACCACTGCTCAGCAGCAAGGGCGTGAGGCCAGgaggctccccaccccccagcctgagTACCTCCGATGCGGGTGTTGTAGGCGACGCCCGCACCACAGAACCTGTTGTTTGCCATCGCCGCCACTTCCCCAGCACAGCGGGTCCCATGCCTGGCACCAGGGCAGAGACAGGAGCCCATCACATCCCCCTGGCTCCTCGTAGGGAACCAGGGTCTGCCCCCACACCCCTGGGAATGCCAGGCTTACCGGTTCTCATCGCTGGGTGTGTATCGAGGTTGGGGGTCTGGGTCATAGTCATTGAAGTCATAGCTGGCCAGGGGATCctgggggaagggggtggagACATGAGGGGGCTCCCACCAGCCAGAAGACATgaggcagcccccaccccagccctgcaggCTCACGTAGTTGGCCCAGAGGTCTGGGTGATCTTTCTCGATGCCGTCATCCAGGACGGAGACCACGACGCCCTGGCCCGACAGCCCCTGGCTCCAGACCTGCAGGATGTTCAGGTCTGACTGCATCTCATTGTTCTGTGCAAGGTGGGGTCAGGGTCAGGAGGGCTCTGACATGGCCAGGCCCCACTGCCCGGCCCGGCCAGCTCACCATGTACCACTGCTTGGAGAACCAGGGGTCCGTGGGCACGACCAGGGAGCGTTTCACCCGCCTCTGCAGTGTCTGCTGTTGGAACCACTGCAcctggtggtgggtggggggcagaggagaCCACACTGTGGGAGGGACTGGACCTATGAGCAGCCCGCCCTACTCCCAGCTTCCTGTCCTCACACCAGGATGCTTTAGAGGGCCCTGCCTCTTGGCTCTTCTGCAGATTCCTGGCCAAGAGGCCAAAATCTGCTTCCAGGGTTTGGGCAGCCCTCTTCCTGGGTCTGCTGGTGGGGGGAAGAGGTGTGTGGGGGCTGAGGGTTAGGAGGTTGTGTGTCTGGGCTGTCACCTACTTGTCCCATGGGGACCCATGTGATACAGGATGGAGCCAGGGACCCTGTGTTTGCTGGGGCTGCTTTAGGAGGTTCCCGTGTGCCTGAGGCTCTGCCTTGGGAGGACACTGAAATCCTCAGAGCACCCATCCCCAAGGGACCCCCACACATGTGGTAGCTGCTGCCCAGGGCCACTGTGGCTCACTCTGCCTCTGTCCACATTCTAGAATCCCTCTCCCCAAGACACGTCCATCTCCCCTTGCAGCATCCACTTCTTTCAACCACACTCTTCCGGGTGCAGGACACACCTGTATGGCCATACCCACCTCCTGCCTGGTCCTCAAGCTGCCCTGTCCCCGCCACCTCTCTGCAACTCACTCTAGGCATACTGCAGCATCACTGTCTATGAACCTTCCTGCCCCACTCTCTCTGAGGCCCGAGAGGCCCCCTGTCTGTCTGGCCCCCACCAGCCTTCCTCTGCTGCAACCACAGTAGCTGCTGtacccagggcctttgcacatgccctTTTGCCTGCCTCGGGCCACTCTTCCTCAGGCCTTTACCCTTACCCCCCTTTTCCTTGTTCtactcccaccccctgcccaaaCTAGCTCatgttccccctcccacccctatcTCAGCAATCAGGTCCATCTTCTGCCCATTTGCTCAGCTCCAGACATGGAAGCTGCCCCTAAATTTTTCTCTGCCCCCCACACCCAACCCATCAGCCAGATCTGGCCTCTATCAAGACCACATCTCCAACCAGCCTCTTCTCTTGGTACCAGTGCTCCTGGCGGGTTTCAGATTGACTCTTGCGAGTCAGCCCCCCAGGCCATCCTCTTTATACCTGGGGACCTTGATGTTTCTGGGTGAGATACAGGAGAGAAGGGGGATGACAAGAAACGCTGACAGGGCACCAGGCCGTGGGGTGAGTGCTGCACTCACACATGATCTGTTGCTCTCCACAGATCTTCCCCATCTGGCTCCCGACTGTAGACTAGGGAGCCAAATCCATACCAAGACTCAGAGAGAGctagtgacttgcccaaggtcacacagccactcATTACAATTATAAGAATAATAGGAGGTGGCTGAAACCTTTGAGGGAAGGCCGGGCTCACCTTAGGGTCTTTCTTTAGGCGCAGGCGGTGGCCCCAGTGCGGGGTCAGAGACTGCTGGACCACGCCCCGGTGCCGCAGATGGAAATACTGCCCGTCAGGGAAAATCTGGGAATGAAGGGGAGCATGGCTGAGACCTGGTTCCCCTGACGGAGCTCTTCTCAGGCTGGGGCCAGTCCCTTTCTTACATCTTCTCCCAACCAGGTGGCCTCTCGGGGTCCCAGAATCTGAAGTTAGACAAAGTAGGGGTGAGCTGGGGGTCCTTAATATATGGGGAACGAGGGGGCCCCTCCCATCTGCAGAGATCTGGGGTCATCCCCTTCTTAAATCTTCCCGCCTCCTCCCGTCAATCTGGGTCCCGCCCACCTGCCCCAAGTTGACGAAGCCGAATTTACGCGCCAGGCGATCGACCTCCTGGTAACCCTGGGACACCCTCACGGCCCAGCTGCTGACATAGATGGGGGCCCGGGCCGAGGCCCACACCACAGCCATGGGGCCAACGAGCGCCAGGCCCAGGGCCAAGGTCAGGTGCAGACTGAGCGCAGTACGGGCGGGCCGCatggcggcgggggcggggccggggcggggcctcaAAAAGCCCCTCCTCCTGGCCAAACCGCCGAGACGGCCCaagcgcccgccccgcccccggcgccATAGCAACCCCTGAAAAGCTTCAACTCCCAAGGAGCCTTGCGGCTCCCCCAGTGGAAGGGCGCAAAGCTCTAATAGAAGTGTGGGGGAGACACATGCCCAGACCGGTCTTCTGTAGACTCAAACCCTCTGGAGCTTCAGTCTCCTCGTTTGTACAATGACCCGCAATTCTTTTGACCTAGAGGAGCGAGTTCATTGTTGCTATAATTGACTCCGCCCCATATTGGCCCCGCCGACTTCATATACACCCCTACCCCTAGAATAAGCCTTACCTCCTTCCTAATCCAACCAGAATTGCGCTTTTGAATAAACCCCGCCTCCTACATTTAGCCCTaggttcttgggctccaaaatcactgcagatggtgactgcagccatgaaattaaaagacgcttcctccttggaagaaaagctatgaccaacctagacagcatattaaaaagcagagacattactttgctgacaaaggtccatctagtcaaaagtatggtttttccaatagtcatgtgtggatgtgagagttggcctataaagaaagctgagcgccaaagaattacgcttttgaactgtagtattggagaagactcctgagagtcccttggacttcaaggagatcaaaccaggcagtcctaaaggaaattagacctgagtattctttgaaaggactgatgct is a window of Muntiacus reevesi chromosome 1, mMunRee1.1, whole genome shotgun sequence DNA encoding:
- the PCSK4 gene encoding proprotein convertase subtilisin/kexin type 4, with product MRPARTALSLHLTLALGLALVGPMAVVWASARAPIYVSSWAVRVSQGYQEVDRLARKFGFVNLGQIFPDGQYFHLRHRGVVQQSLTPHWGHRLRLKKDPKVQWFQQQTLQRRVKRSLVVPTDPWFSKQWYMNNEMQSDLNILQVWSQGLSGQGVVVSVLDDGIEKDHPDLWANYDPLASYDFNDYDPDPQPRYTPSDENRHGTRCAGEVAAMANNRFCGAGVAYNTRIGGVRMLDGTITDVIEAQSLSLQPQHIHIYSASWGPEDDGRTVDGPGILTREAFRRGVTKGRGGLGTLFIWASGNGGLHYDNCNCDGYTNSIHTLSVGSTTQRGHVPWYSEACASTLTTTYSSGVATDPQIVTTDLHHQCTDKHTGTSASAPLAAGMIALALEANPLLTWRDMQHLVVRASRPAQLQAEDWRTNGAGRRVSHHYGYGLLDAALLVGMARSWLPTQPQKKCVIHIALAPSPILPVMRVRKNVSACAGDANSIRSLEHVQVQLSLSYSRRGDLEISLTSPMGTRSTLVAIRPFDVSSQGYNNWIFMSTHFWDEDPRGLWILGLENKGYYFNTGTLYRYTLLLYGTAEDMMARPSGPQVTSNACVQRDTEGLCQECHSPAYILGHLCLAYCPPRYFNHTQQAVTAGPGRSAAPAMQVCSSCHSSCYTCRGSSPLDCTACPPQSMLDEQQGSCSGPYPPEGHSHSMATTRPCHHGPAQAVVLSLLATAFGSPLLCHVLLMGCLLPWMGPPTTGDHSSHHSRPRSRLEPRIG